One Pseudomonas sp. AN-1 genomic region harbors:
- the folC gene encoding bifunctional tetrahydrofolate synthase/dihydrofolate synthase, which translates to MSRSLADWLSYLEQLHPVSIDMGLERARTVLERLGLGRPAPRVITVTGTNGKGSTCAFLASLLRASGLRVGVYSSPHLLRYNERVQLPDGEASDEALCAAFAAVEAARGETSLTYFEMGTLAAFWLFERAALDAVVLEVGLGGRLDAVNLVDADLAVVTSIGVDHVEWLGDSRDSVAVEKAGIFRAGKPVACGDLDPPPVLLARARELGCPLRLRGRDFDLALGERSWHWRGQDPSGQPLELNDLPLLDLPMENAALALQAFVLLGLPWQPGTLVEALRETRVSGRLERRRLCWRGRTLNLLLDVGHNPHAAEYLAARLALHPLAGRRLAVFGLLADKDLAGVLEPLLGQIAHWAVAPLPTPRSRSAAELQAALAARGASACACASLAAALESQLELAGEDDEVLVFGSFYSVAEALHWLEQLGSDQQPHQG; encoded by the coding sequence ATGAGTCGCAGCCTCGCCGACTGGCTGAGCTACCTGGAGCAGTTGCATCCCGTGTCGATCGACATGGGCCTGGAGCGCGCTCGCACAGTGCTCGAGCGCCTCGGTCTCGGCCGCCCGGCGCCGCGGGTGATCACCGTCACCGGCACCAACGGCAAGGGTTCGACCTGTGCCTTCCTCGCCAGCCTGCTGCGCGCCAGCGGGCTGCGTGTCGGCGTGTACAGCTCGCCGCACTTGCTGCGCTACAACGAGCGGGTGCAGTTGCCGGACGGCGAAGCCAGCGACGAGGCGCTCTGCGCCGCTTTCGCCGCTGTCGAGGCGGCGCGGGGCGAAACGTCGCTGACCTATTTCGAGATGGGCACCCTGGCGGCCTTCTGGCTGTTCGAGCGCGCGGCGCTGGATGCGGTGGTGCTCGAGGTCGGTCTGGGCGGTCGCCTGGATGCGGTGAACCTGGTCGATGCCGACCTGGCGGTGGTCACCAGCATCGGTGTCGACCATGTCGAGTGGCTGGGCGACAGCCGCGACAGTGTGGCGGTGGAGAAGGCCGGGATCTTCCGTGCCGGCAAGCCGGTCGCCTGTGGTGACCTGGATCCGCCCCCGGTGCTGCTGGCGCGCGCCCGCGAGCTGGGCTGCCCGCTGCGTCTGCGCGGACGCGACTTCGACCTGGCGCTCGGCGAAAGGAGCTGGCACTGGCGTGGCCAGGATCCGTCCGGTCAGCCGCTGGAGCTCAACGACCTGCCGCTGCTCGATCTGCCGATGGAGAATGCCGCCCTGGCCCTGCAGGCCTTCGTCCTGCTGGGCTTGCCCTGGCAGCCTGGGACGCTGGTCGAGGCGCTGCGCGAGACCCGCGTCAGCGGCCGCCTGGAGCGCCGTCGGCTATGCTGGCGGGGAAGGACGCTGAACCTGCTGCTGGATGTCGGCCACAATCCGCATGCCGCCGAGTACCTGGCCGCGCGCCTGGCCCTGCATCCCCTGGCCGGGCGTCGCCTGGCCGTGTTCGGTTTGCTGGCCGACAAGGATCTGGCCGGTGTGCTCGAGCCGTTGCTGGGGCAGATCGCTCACTGGGCCGTGGCGCCGCTGCCGACCCCGCGCAGCCGCAGTGCCGCGGAACTGCAGGCCGCTCTCGCGGCGCGCGGCGCCAGCGCCTGCGCCTGTGCTTCGCTGGCTGCGGCCCTCGAGTCGCAGCTTGAGTTGGCCGGCGAGGACGACGAGGTCCTGGTGTTCGGCTCC